The segment ttgtaaatatagaggaataaataataagtgCAATACTGTGGAGTTAAACGGAGtttgcatttgtaaaaaaaaaaaaaaaaaaatgacacaagtACTGAGATGTGCAGCTGGATTTGAATAACATGCATGCAAAAACTCAGAAACGTGCACGTGCCCAAGCCGATCATCAGCTTGGGAGatcaaaatatcatattttttttttaacatgtactGCACATTTCAGTGAACATCGCTTCACCTACGCAATATACAATTTGCACCATTCAAAAAGATTTTTGAGTTATCGATACATTCCGATCAAACAGTGTTCATCAGTTTCACGAGTGCAACTTAGtttgaatttacatttttttttttgccggcGTGCATCAGAGATGTGCGAATTTGcctaaaaccttttaaaaaccTGATGGTTTTCAAGGCAtagtcactcacacacttacgcATAAttataaagcaaacaaacaaacaagcaaaaaataaaattctaaaatcaataacaaactTCAAGTCAAAACAAACCGATTTGCACGACATACGACGTAAAGTGCATTTCGAAtcaaacagcagttttcagaCTATTTACAAGAGTGGTCCTGAGAGTACTTCAATACATTGTAGGTAGAttgaaataaatacagattaaaTGAAATTTTAGAATCGAGCAGAACAAGATCGGAGACAGAATGCGTGTTCGTGTTTTGACTACAAAAAGCTTGACCAGGTCTTTGCTCTGAGATTTCTCTTCTTCTCAGCACTTTAATCCATTAGCTGGAAAATCCACCAGAGGCTGCATTTGCAGTTGCTGAGGTTGCTTTGTTTCATTCCACTTGCTCTCCTTGGTCTTTGACCCAGCAGCTTCTGGCTGACTGGATCTGGATGATGATAACAGACCTAGTGACTGAGCAGCATTAACTCGAGATCTCTCAGGCTCAAAAGAAGATGCTTGTGATGGATATATAGTTTGGCTGGATTTCTGAGTTGTGTGCCATTGAGATCCATCTGATCCACTGTTTATGGACACCTCTCTTAGTTGGCCATCGTCATCCATCTGCTCCTTGGCAAAGTTGACAAACACCTGTGAAAAAGCAAAGAtctctttttcagttttttttttaaacgatcGCATGCGCCAATGCAATCAGCTGCTACTGAGTTCTGACCTGGTCTAGTGTTGTCTGAGAGACGGAATATTCCGCTATTCCCAACTCCTCGCTGTTGTTTGACAGAATGTCAAAGACATGAGCGAGAGAGCAGGCGTGAGTTGGGAGCTGATACTGCAGAACGTTGTGGTGTCTCTCCTTTAGCTCAATTCCAGGAAAGCAGCTCTGGATGTAGGCATCCACGGGGCAGGGTTCCGGAGATGATGCGGACAAGCGGAGATTAATTGTATAACCGTCTCCAAATCTATGGAAGAAAACTCACAGCTGCTACTCACGATATGCATTGAGATGATGCTATATTCAATCACAAGACTGAACCGGGGACCATTGGAGCTGGATGCAGTATTGGTCCCTGCTGCACCACCATGACAGTTGACAGGTTTGAACTTTCTGGCGTTTAACAGTGTATGACATCACACTGATATTAcatgaaaaaaagcatgtaCTATATTAGTATTAAGTATATTTAAACACACTATTCTGGactaaactacactatattattttttacatctccttctttgcttttctttcttttttgctctcCCTCTCCTAAAAATGATTTTAGTAGTCCAAAAAACCGCAGAAATCTTCACCACCATTTCGTATCCACTTTAATGGGAACACCTCGACACTTGCTCATTCAAGCAACTGTCCAATCAGCCATTCGTGAGGCTGCAGTGCACAGATCAAGTGCCTCAGGTAATCAAAATGCATGTCAAATTTTGATGACTTAAAAAATCACCTTAACTGAAATAGTTTGGCTTTGTGCTGGGATGCTTTTTTGCTCCCAGCGCTTCTTACCATGGTTTAAAAAAGTGGCTGCTCGAGTTCAGCCTTCCTGCCATCTCAAACCCCTATGGATcacaatgtttgtttgttttgcaccATACTGTGTTAACTCATTTGTGTGGTCAAATATTGGGAGATCAGCTGTTTCTGATATACTCAATCCTCAACAACCATGATAGGGTCAGTGGCACTTTGCCCCcatatgtgtgtaaatatgttccAAATAAAGTGACCAGTGCATGTATGCTgctaaaaaagtatttatttcaaCACCTGACACTAACTCAATCAGGTATTTTCCATGTGTCTTCAGTATAGAAAAGTACAGAAACATTCCTAATTTTAGTTTGAGGTACAATATTCcgcatttattaaatataggtACActctttaattgttttttttggtaccTGTTCTTGAGGTGCTGCACTGAACCCAGACACTGGAACCTCCCATTGACCATGATGGCCATGCGAGTGCAGAGAGCTTCACATTCCTCCATGCTGCACAAAACAGCTGCAATTAATACAACCTCTCTACAGGAGCTTCTACAGTTTATTTGAACTGACAAAACATATTTatctacacacagacatatatttTCAAATTCATACAATTTTCCCTGAATATTTAAATGTCTGTCCATTTAAGAAATAAACCCACCACCAAACCCCCAAATTTGAGTTCAACAAATTGCTGTAGCATCACTGCGTTCAGACTGAACTGAGTGGAGAATTTGGTTTTATAAGATGAGAAAAGTGCGGGATGGTTTAAGATAAACCCTTAACTTTGACACTGTCATCACTACCTGGTTTGTGAAAAGATAATGGCTGTCCATAACAATGTTATAGAAAAGAAATAGGCCTAAAGTGTAGTGCTGTACATCCTGTACCTGTGGGATGTGAGAATGACAGCTCGACCTTCTCTGATGACGCTAAGGATACAGTTCCACAAGAAGCGCTTAGCCTTTGGATCCATTCCTGTTGTGGGCTCATCCTGAGAAGTTTCACAGAGAACTCTTCAGGAATTAGACAAAACACTAGATACACTTGTTATACAGAGTTAAACATTAATTACTATTCTGCCTGAAATGAACATATTGAATAAAATCGTAGACAGagttttattgtatattatgtaaTGTCGTTTAATTGTTAGGATAAATGCTGACCAGAAAAACGACTGGCGGCGCGCCGATAAAAGAAATGGCGGTTGAGAGTTTGCGTTTATTGCCTCCGCTGTATCCTCCTGCTTCTTGCTCAGCATACTGTGTCAATCCCAGTTTTTTCACTCCCCACCGTGAGACCTTTTGGCCAGAGATCAATTATTAACGTTGGCTAAAACATCAAAAGGCCGGAgaccttttttattcatttgaaagACCTAAAAATTATTTACAGCGTTCTGTCGACCAAAATGTATTTCAATGTATTTCGTTTGACCAGCCATAATGAGACCTATAACGTCTAGTACCTTTGCTACATATGGCTCAGGGACGCCTCTCAGTCGAGCGTAGAACTCTAGGTGCTCTCTTCCAGTCAAAAGGTCATTGATGGCATCAAACTGAGGACAGTAACCCATAAGCTGGTGCACGCTGTCCATGTCATTCAGCACGCTGAGGGTTCAGTTAAACAGAGTTTCAATCAGTTGTACAGTCATTACATGCAATTATAATGAGCAGTAATGGGAAATAGAGACTGACCTGTAATTATTGAGAAAAGCATCTCCATAGGTAATGGTGGTATCTCCTGTTAGCATGCGAAATGTGGAAGTCTTTCCAGCCCCATTAACCCCGAGAAGCCCGAAGCACTGTAAGTAAGAATACATAGACTTcatattttcatcattttaatTAGTGGCCAAAACTGAAGACTAGAAATTGCAAGTGTAATTTAGTAATAGAAAGTGTAACTGTTTATTTAAGGTATTAAATGTGCTTGTCGTCTAGACACGTTCACGTCATCATTCACAACCGCAACAACACAGTGGAACTTGTTTTTATAGTTCTGcttattttctattaaataaccacatttttattattttcttttgcaaatTATTGTGTTTCACTTGGCACACATATTTCACTTGTCTACATATGCTTGTAAATAAGTCTATTTTAGCACAGtgggtggggaaaaaaactctGTTTTGTTAGTCAATGTTGATACAAGTTATTTCAGTAATTAGCTTCAATTAGTATTAGTCATACAACCAGACAGAAATGATGTCTGATTGAAATTATGTGTGTGATATGCACAATATCTTTGCACCTCTCCCCGAggaatgctaagacaaagctgGTTCACTGCTGGCCTCTTGCCTGCCTTATAGACCTATAAAGATTTAAGAACAGAATAATTCGTTTATTATGGAGAAAAGAACATTTTCGAGGTTCACTGCTGACTTTCGCTGATTTTGCATGCATTTTGCATCTTACAAACCTTGCTCAGGTCTTTGACAGTGAGAATATCCTCCCGAGTGTTGTTGCTTTTCACACGTTTCCTTTCGTTTGCCACATCCTCATCCTCTGGGCCCAATGGGGGCAGGACAGGATCAGACCACAACCTtggagaaaatgtatttttaaaattacaCTGACATAACCATTAATCCAACACAATCTCACAGCATTTCGTGATATAGTCACAAAATTTAATCTGTTGATTCGTGTTCATTTTCGTGTCACTCAGCACGACTGCCTCCTTCTGGCTCGGTCTCCATAGCTACGGAGGAAGAGGCTCACGTTGTTCTGTCATGCTGGCAGAAAAGCCAAcggtaatctttttttattatccattttatcagagaataaggcagaaaatatacaGTTAGGGTAAGGTTTAGAGTTAATactataataaatgtgtgtgtctctaattaacgcagtctccttaattaaccTGGAGAagatatttactgtattttgactgaaaggaaccactgacgatggtttataatagcgagTAGCTTACCGAATATAAAGCAgtaaaaacaaggataaaatctcctgcttaaatgttgagtgctgaagattaaaaaataaataaataacaacagagaaaagaaaaaaaaacagtgtctgtgttatccagtggcagaaagaaaatcaaaaatAGTTCCTATtcaaatacattacatagaaagtcgtcctcagtgacacgaaaaaagagggaaattcatgTCCATGAACACGGATCAATAGATTAACTTTTATGACTATATCGCGAAATGCTGTGAGACTAGGCTGATTAATCATAGCAGTATTTCAACAGTATTTCTGTGTACCTAAAGCGTATGAAGAACTTATACTGAAGTAGTacagtgaaaatgaaaaagacaaCACCCTCGACTGCCATGGCAAATAAGTTCTTCCCTACAAAATCCCATGCCAGTGGCTCCAGTGTCTGTTTGTTTcctgtgaacaaaaaaaaaaaaaaaaaagaatgaaaaaactaACTATTGTTGACATACATATTGCCAGAAAAAAGGTCAAGGCCACTTGTATGGCTGTATAAAGGAAACCATTTCATTTAGTTTCGGTCTTGTTTCTGTAAAAGGAAATTTACCAAGCCTCTTGAAAGCATCTGAAATTGCCTGGTTTTTAGCCATGTCAATAAGACCTCGCCCAAGACAGAAGTGCGGAAAGATCAGAAAGACCTTCTTCAGGATCCTATTGACCTCATTTAAATGCTGCGGATAGAACAAAGCGATCAAAAAGGTGGACGATAGAATTTTACAACTAAATTAATTACAACCCCATCAATTACATTTGCCCATGTACACATATGGAACAGAAAGACAACTTAAACATGACTTTTAATACTTCATCAACAAAGAGCTCGAGGACGAAGGTGGCGATGCTGCCGTTGATGCCGATGAAAAGGTTGATGGAGGTGAGCACCACATAGGCTGTGCTGGGCACAGAGAACACAAACGAGGCAGGGTACATCAGTGGAGTTATGGACCAACTACAGTAAGGCAGAAATGCACAAATATTAGAatcaatatattataatatttatttgttattagtGAAATCATTAGTACTTTTAATTTGCTTATAGTTATAAAGTTACTGAAACTTGCAGAAAAGTTACAGTTTTACATGCCAACTTGCCAGCTGTTACTATACTAATTATAACAGAAGATTCACATTACTAAAAAACTAATTCGATAATGCTGCAGTAACAAACTATAATTCGTACATTCTATAGGATGACGGTCTCCTAATGTTAATATCAGATAGAGACAATGTCCCAGTGCCTATCACACTAAATCTACTGCTTTTACTATACAAGTCTCTCAAAATCCACAAGAACTTTCATACAATCAAACCATATCGTTTCATTACCCGTAGAGCAAGAGAAGCAGCACTAGCGCAGGAAGGTTTTTTTCAGAGACATAAGACTGCTGTTGGAAGCTTATAAAGATGAGGACCACCATGGTAGCGGGAACCGTGTAGTTCAACTGCCCGAAGAGAAAACATGAGACGAAAGATGCATTCGACAGActcaattaaattgtattagCCACTGTATTATAAGTTTGACTGAAACTAACCATGTCCCATATAAAGTTCGCAGTCCAATACAGAATGGGTTTCACCCCACTAACAAACTGAAGGTGCTTAGACTTGCTGACTCTCTCCTCGATCAGAAACAATACAAAACTTGCTGGGACAAAGGACATGGCAAAAATCACACATATGGACACCAGGACGTCCACAGAGGTGGTCATTcttaacaaagaaaaagacataCAGCACGGTTATTGTTAATCAAGCGAATTGACAAGAGAGTCTATGAGAGAACCCTGACATGTACGTACAAGGCCATCTCTGTGAGCTGCTCCTTAGTGAGGTTAAGTGGATGATTATAGGCTGTTATTCCATACTTCCCTCTTTCTGGTCCTGGAGGAAGACTGGCACGGAGCAGTCCGTTGTTCATGATGTTCACAAATGACACCATGGCATGCCAACCTTTATTATTAAACCACACCTAGGAAACATAAACCACAGAACTAAGAACACAGAACAGAACTAAATGTAACTTGGAATTGTGGGAAAATTGTGGGAGTGTCTCTCTTACCTTAACATTGTTTTGACTACTAAGCCCAGTAAGAAGGCCTGGTAACCTGTCCAAAAGTTGATCAAGTGAGCTGTTCTGTAAAAAGCAACAAAATTAATACAAGAATAAGTAAATGCTGGCATATAAAAGGTAATAcggtgcaacctcgatactcatgGGGCTACGTTCTATGAGCCctcgcgagtaacaaaaaaaatctgactctccttttgatggttcctttttcaaggggaattgtgcATGTACAGTAAACTCAAAAActcaaaaattgtgaattacttgtcaaatgttttctttactactttaaatgaataatacaataataaaatagtttttcgaacatttttatgtaatttattagtacaaactcgaGTTACAAATGAAAAGGTCGCGAGTATAGAGGTTCCACTGTTCTTGCTTTGAGTTCCTGCTAATGCCCTGCACACTACCTCTTAATTACATGCCTGTGTGAAAGACTAAAGAAATAATTATCTGTATGGTTAGAGTGCATGCCTGTGGTATTTTGTAGCGTGTTCTGATAGCCACTACAGACTCTTCTAGCTGAATGATGTCTGTCTGACCGGGTAAGGTTTCAGTTCCCAGAGAGAATCCTCCATACCTGTAGACACATTTCATTTActttgattattatttacatgAAGCATGAAGTATTAAGTGTATTACCTGTATTATCTAACTCACCTAAACTCATTCACCCACTTTTTAGTCTTCATGCTAGATAATAGAACAATATAGACGTATAAGTCTGTGAAAAACTTACaatgaaaaatagaataaaaatttgGGTCTAAATGGAGACCTTTTTTTTAGAATCTGTGGATAAGTCTTGATGAGGTAGTCAGAAATATTATGGCCGGTCAGATTCTGCAGTAGATCACCTGTCGGCCTTTTTATCTGTAGCCAACATGTGAaggaacataaaaaaacaacatgattttgtaattaaaatttattttgctCCACACTGAgacatatgaatataaaaagacTGATAGAAGTGCAATAACCTGAGGAGGAGGCAATCCTCCTGCTCCTGCTGGGCATTCAGGTAGCATTCTGCGAACATCCTCTGTGCTGCATTCGCACCCAGGAGAAGTCTGCTCATTTGTCCAGTTGGCTTGGTTATAAAGCTGCCATGTTTTGTAGGAAATCTGGGGTCGCAAAAACACCGTCCCTGCCTCATTGACATCACACTGGTTCTCCCTGTGGATTCAGGATCACACCATGTTTCTCAAAATGTATCATACCATCAGCTAATGTCCTAATATATGCTCATGCAAAGTAGGAAGTATCCTACATCTGTGACTCCATGCACTTGGTCCCAAATCCAGGCGGATCCAGAAGAGCATGGAGGAGATTTTGGATTTCAGGGTTCTCTGGGACATCGTTGCTATAATAGAAAGAAGTGTGAGAAAGACCTGGTGCATATCAGTAAAAAACAGTCTAACCTACCTATGGCATTGTGGGTACCTGAAGAAAGTGTACTGTTCGCCGTACATCCATGGCTGCAGCTCGAGAGGGGGATACTTTCCAAAGGGTGGGACAATAAGGCTGAACAGCAGAGCCACCAGCACAAACACAGCAGGCAGCACAACCTGAGAAGAGTTtaataacaaacattttttgttttcaacaGCTTATTTTGTTCCTTAAACTTATCTAAAAGAGCAATGCCAgcaagctttctttctttcctattgCCATTCCCTCATGTTTAATCAATTTCTACAGTAAAACAGGATTTATAACATCTTCAATGGtttctcttgtttttgtttttttttgccaatttagTCAATGACTGTTTCTGAAAGTGTGGCGATAAAATAATCCTTATTACAGATCTCATGATGTAACTGTAAGCCAACCTCCTAATTTTTAGAGAAGATTTGAGTTTGTGTAACTGCAGTACCCGACAACTCCGTACCTGTGCTATGAAACCTCGGCGGCTGCGGAGGGCATACTTTAATCTCTTGGTAAAGAGTGCGCGGAGCTGCTGCCGGGTCAGACCCCAGCCTGTGAGGGTCATCCCACGCTGAACATTAGTACTCAGTGGGTCCGTTTCATTCGCATCTGTGTAACAGAAAGGCGCTTTATGGTTAACAGCAACTCATTACCGCATTACAAGCTTGTGCAAACGAATTGCAGACATATGACGTGCAGTATCTCAAAAGTATCTGCTTTGTACCTGTCGTATACAGTTGTCTTTCTGTCAGCATtgagaaaagaggtgaaatgaaaaacagcttTCAGTCACTGCACACAGCTCCAACAAGTTGCCTACTACACTGGTTTCTGCGCAAGAAACAAACTTCCCTTACGATACAATGGTGAATATCTGCAAATAGGTAGTGCTTCATTTTACCTGTGTCCCAGTCCTCAGGCTTTTCTCCCACTCCTTCTTCTGGGTCAGCGTCTACACCTGTATCTTCGGCCACCTTCAGAAAGATCTGAATGTGCACATGGAGGTGAATGCTATTACTTTTACTAATCTCTGTATAACACACTAATAAATCTGCCTCCATATTCCACAGGACCAACATCATGCAAGTAAATACATAAAGACTGCTGAAACAGTATCTGATAATAGAGAAACAATCCACTGGGTTACAAGATAAAAACTAATGCAGTGCAACTTCTTTCCTTTACAATCTCTTAATAAATTCTCTTAGATAACATTGTTCCTGCTTTGTATTAAACTCCTCACCTCCTCTAGCGTGGTATCTGAGAGTCCATAACTGACAATGCCAAACTCGCTCTGATGTTTCTCCAGCTCAGCCAAGAAAAGGGCGAGAGTGCCATCCTCCGAGGCAGCATGAGGAAAGTTGATTACTGCCTCTCTGCCCACATCTTTTACTAGTCGAACCCCAGCAATGTGATGTTGGGCAAGAGCCAAAAGGCCACTCACATCTGGAgtataaaaacacagaaacagtAAACACAGAGACAGCATTTTTCCCCctattaagaaaaatatatttgatgtttttataaaagaaaaaaaaaatttatatatatatatatatatatatatgtatgctaGTCATGTTGTCATGCAACAGTCACATCTTAATGCAGAGCTCAAACAGCGTTAGTGCGAATGCATGACACTCACTGGATAGCTTACTAATAGATACTTTGTCCTTTAGCCATGAACTTGCTTTTTCTGTAGACTAAAAGTCTCTCTGAACGTTGTGTTTACTAGTTTCTGAGGCAAACATTAGAAAGTCCTGGTCCGAGCAGAAtgctaaacagaaaaacactcTACCCACCTGATCCACAGATCTCATTTCCAAGTCCAGTGTCATCACTCATGGAGGAATGACtctcctaaaacacacaaaaccaacACCGTGTGGCTCAACAATCAAAACTATGTCACAGAGCTCGGATTTTCTGAGCTAAAATCTGCAAACCTTCATCAACGTTGATGCTGAGAGATTGGCGACACTTGTACTGCTTGGTGTGAGACAATGGATCTCTTTCTTCACTATGGTGAGGTAATATCCTGTACCCAAACGAGCTTTTAGGAAAAGTGGTGAGCCACAGCAACACAACTTCCCCTGAGAGATGATGGCGATGCGATCGCCCAGGAGATCGGCCTCATCCATGTAATGTGTAGACAGAATAATGGTACGAtctaaaaaataacaacaaatttaATAGCATTGAAAACTAGCAATTAGATTTTGTATTCGCTTATCGATCCATTTCTCGATATACTGTGACTCAAAAGGGAATAAAACAGAACTCAAGCAGAACAACCTTTCCGGTATTTGAGCAGTAGGTCCCAAATCCCACGTCGTGAATAGGGGTCCACTCCGGCAGTGGGCTCGTCCAGGACAACTACCTTAGAACCGCCTATAAAGGCTATAGCTACTGAGAGCTTCCTCTGCATTCCACCTGGAAAAATCAACAAAGGTGAAGAAGGTTGAAGCAAGTGTACCAACGAGTAAACAGAAGCAAGGCTTTCTCTTGCGCTCGAACGCAGGGCGTGAGAATTCTATTCTTAAAGCACCTGAGAGGTTCCTGGTCTGCTCGTGCCGTTTGAACAACAGTCCCACATCCTCTAGCAGGGAAGCCATCTCCTCTTTAACCTCAGCACTGCTCATGCCTTTAAGACGGCCATAGAACCATACATGCTCTTCCACAGTAAGCCTAAAGAATAATCAATCGCAAAGCCTTAATATATACTCAagcaaaatgcttttttattatatttaggtCTTACATTGGGAAAAGAACATT is part of the Silurus meridionalis isolate SWU-2019-XX chromosome 9, ASM1480568v1, whole genome shotgun sequence genome and harbors:
- the abca7 gene encoding phospholipid-transporting ATPase ABCA1 isoform X1 — encoded protein: MAIGTQLLLLLWKNFIYRRRNKIQLIIELLWPLFLFLILIAVRHSHPPYKHSQCHFPNKALPSAGTLAWVQGIICNINNPCFHYPTPGETPGEVGNFNNSILSRIFVDGRTLLTNLGNHTVLSALDDLSLAVQRLAERQEAWPNLPVGEYLQANETFSSFLRTNCSLPPSAVDQLLRAKLNLRVVSLAGAGLRSSDIICNATLLESYLTVKEGNSSFTELQQYLCDVPSDLLQQAEQIFLSELNLSKIFTRKRLRSNAAEVRLLSRTVSSLTPEFVSLMNDISSLSSFTELNAELRLFFPENSSVLPRESFQAFSRIMCGHPEVGGEKIPSFNWYEDQDIKSFLGKDGMYENIVDLDNTTTPFCQNLIQTLESNPLSRIIWRGIKPLFIGKLLYTPDTPATQSIMKEVNRTFQYFEIVEEIHAAWEEVGPRLKLFMESSVEIRMLQDLLRRPEVAVAVNLQLKNTSWTASRIAHFLSTPNSDPPEKQGEPATWLDLYQDFNNTIGFLSQLTKCFSPNKLEGMATEGQLVERALELLEDRQFWAGIVFLLPNHSYSELPPHVKYKIRMDIDDVTRTNKIKDKFWDPGPAAEPFSDMRYVWGGFVYVQDLVERAITLVLSGKQPNTGIYIQQMPYPCFVDDVFLRVLNRSLPLFMTLAWIYSVAMIIKGVVYEKEARLKETMKIMGLGSGRLWLSWFISSYLPFLFSAGLLIIALKLGDILPYSDPAVIFLFLAAFATATIMLCFLISTFFSRANLAAACGGLIYFSLYLPYVLCVAWREYLTSTHRILASFLSPVAFGFGCEYFSQYEEQGVGIQWFNLLSSPTEGDTYNFNTSIIMLYVDAFIYGVATWYIEAVFPGQYGIPRPWYFIFKLNYWGGVPLEADMHVPPVPDDQQDNQIEQEPSHLVLGVAIHDLVKIYKKGAKLAVNHLNLKFYEGQITSFLGHNGAGKTTTMSILTGLFPPTAGTVYIKGKDIRTDMDIIRRTLGVCPQHNVLFPMLTVEEHVWFYGRLKGMSSAEVKEEMASLLEDVGLLFKRHEQTRNLSGGMQRKLSVAIAFIGGSKVVVLDEPTAGVDPYSRRGIWDLLLKYRKDRTIILSTHYMDEADLLGDRIAIISQGKLCCCGSPLFLKARLGTGYYLTIVKKEIHCLTPSSTSVANLSASTLMKESHSSMSDDTGLGNEICGSDVSGLLALAQHHIAGVRLVKDVGREAVINFPHAASEDGTLALFLAELEKHQSEFGIVSYGLSDTTLEEIFLKVAEDTGVDADPEEGVGEKPEDWDTERQLYTTDANETDPLSTNVQRGMTLTGWGLTRQQLRALFTKRLKYALRSRRGFIAQVVLPAVFVLVALLFSLIVPPFGKYPPLELQPWMYGEQYTFFSNDVPENPEIQNLLHALLDPPGFGTKCMESQMENQCDVNEAGTVFLRPQISYKTWQLYNQANWTNEQTSPGCECSTEDVRRMLPECPAGAGGLPPPQIKRPTGDLLQNLTGHNISDYLIKTYPQILKKSMKTKKWVNEFRYGGFSLGTETLPGQTDIIQLEESVVAIRTRYKIPQNSSLDQLLDRLPGLLTGLSSQNNVKVWFNNKGWHAMVSFVNIMNNGLLRASLPPGPERGKYGITAYNHPLNLTKEQLTEMALMTTSVDVLVSICVIFAMSFVPASFVLFLIEERVSKSKHLQFVSGVKPILYWTANFIWDMLNYTVPATMVVLIFISFQQQSYVSEKNLPALVLLLLLYGWSITPLMYPASFVFSVPSTAYVVLTSINLFIGINGSIATFVLELFVDEHLNEVNRILKKVFLIFPHFCLGRGLIDMAKNQAISDAFKRLGNKQTLEPLAWDFVGKNLFAMAVEGVVFFIFTVLLQYKFFIRFRLWSDPVLPPLGPEDEDVANERKRVKSNNTREDILTVKDLSKVYKAGKRPAVNQLCLSIPRGECFGLLGVNGAGKTSTFRMLTGDTTITYGDAFLNNYSVLNDMDSVHQLMGYCPQFDAINDLLTGREHLEFYARLRGVPEPYVAKVSRWGVKKLGLTQYAEQEAGGYSGGNKRKLSTAISFIGAPPVVFLDEPTTGMDPKAKRFLWNCILSVIREGRAVILTSHSMEECEALCTRMAIMVNGRFQCLGSVQHLKNRFGDGYTINLRLSASSPEPCPVDAYIQSCFPGIELKERHHNVLQYQLPTHACSLAHVFDILSNNSEELGIAEYSVSQTTLDQVFVNFAKEQMDDDGQLREVSINSGSDGSQWHTTQKSSQTIYPSQASSFEPERSRVNAAQSLGLLSSSRSSQPEAAGSKTKESKWNETKQPQQLQMQPLVDFPANGLKC